The following proteins are co-located in the Salinigranum halophilum genome:
- a CDS encoding glycosyltransferase family 2 protein, producing the protein MEQHNSTTHTNGATSAPEIGRQADRPVVAVVATPDNAEDVASTILRGQTEGYETIVCHAGDETLEAVSFAEQLGMPTIEVDLHQEGGPFASGIAREAREIGYPGVLLHECPGRPVDFETSTQRLREDDAYLTEAVPAPRVDSESEVLVAIPAYNEERSIADVVRESLNYAHEVVVIDDGSTDDTVRLAEEAGATVIQHEVNKGYGGALKTAFTEAKRCRAEHLVVLDGDGQHDPDDIPKLVNALKRSNAEIVVGSRSVEGAQTDMPLYRRFGFGVVNLLTNLSMGVVRSDSRVSDTQSGFRLYSRTAIDSLATDTIGNDMSASTDILHHAHKMGYPVEEIGTTISYDVDHESSHHPLRHGIQLVGNLIRTIERKHPLSALGIPGFLSIAIAIVFVYWTFSNYLSTGTFPVGLAVVSGLFGLFGAFASFTAIILHSLETHYERTD; encoded by the coding sequence ATGGAGCAACACAACTCGACTACACACACAAACGGAGCCACATCAGCACCGGAGATCGGACGCCAGGCGGATCGTCCGGTAGTCGCTGTGGTGGCTACCCCTGATAACGCGGAGGACGTCGCGAGCACGATTCTCCGAGGACAAACAGAAGGGTACGAGACGATTGTCTGTCATGCGGGCGACGAGACACTCGAAGCGGTCTCGTTTGCCGAACAGTTGGGCATGCCCACCATCGAAGTCGACCTCCATCAGGAGGGCGGCCCGTTCGCTAGTGGTATCGCACGTGAAGCACGGGAAATTGGGTATCCGGGCGTCTTGCTGCACGAGTGCCCTGGACGCCCTGTCGACTTCGAAACAAGCACGCAACGATTGCGTGAGGACGACGCGTACCTCACCGAGGCTGTCCCGGCCCCCCGAGTCGATTCGGAATCGGAAGTACTGGTGGCGATTCCCGCATACAACGAGGAACGTTCGATTGCCGACGTCGTCCGGGAGTCTCTGAACTACGCCCACGAGGTCGTGGTTATCGACGACGGGAGCACTGACGACACTGTCCGTTTAGCCGAGGAGGCCGGTGCAACCGTCATCCAACACGAGGTGAACAAGGGATACGGCGGGGCGCTCAAGACGGCGTTCACCGAAGCGAAACGATGCCGCGCAGAGCACCTCGTGGTACTTGATGGCGATGGACAACACGACCCGGATGATATCCCAAAGCTCGTCAATGCGCTCAAGCGGAGTAATGCCGAAATTGTTGTCGGAAGTCGATCTGTCGAAGGGGCGCAAACAGATATGCCACTATATCGTCGGTTTGGGTTCGGTGTGGTTAACCTCCTAACGAATCTGAGCATGGGGGTCGTGCGCAGCGATTCACGTGTATCAGACACGCAGAGTGGCTTCCGCCTTTACAGTAGAACAGCGATTGATAGTCTTGCAACTGACACAATCGGTAATGACATGAGTGCCAGTACTGACATCCTCCATCATGCCCACAAGATGGGATACCCCGTTGAGGAGATCGGCACTACAATCTCGTATGACGTTGATCATGAGAGTTCACACCATCCACTAAGACATGGAATACAACTTGTGGGGAATCTCATCCGCACGATTGAACGAAAGCACCCTCTTTCTGCCCTCGGAATTCCAGGATTCCTCTCGATTGCAATCGCCATCGTCTTTGTCTACTGGACGTTCAGCAACTATCTCTCCACGGGTACATTCCCGGTCGGTCTCGCGGTTGTTTCGGGCCTCTTCGGGCTTTTCGGTGCATTTGCGAGTTTCACCGCTATTATCCTGCACTCACTCGAAACGCACTATGAACGTACAGACTGA
- a CDS encoding glycosyltransferase — MNQQNLTNGSAQTAQTRDAELGVLVGLPAYNEAVGIGSVILSAQAFADEVVVVDDGSSDRTVEVAASAGATVIEHETNKATNDSDETNVSTNRVQGERNRVCESSSVPRLRGSKGLARGATTPYSPRATSREGRDIA, encoded by the coding sequence ATGAATCAACAGAATCTAACAAACGGATCGGCACAAACGGCCCAGACGAGAGACGCAGAGCTCGGTGTCCTTGTGGGGCTGCCCGCATACAACGAGGCAGTCGGAATCGGGAGTGTGATTCTTTCTGCGCAGGCGTTCGCCGACGAGGTGGTCGTCGTCGACGACGGCAGCTCCGACCGGACCGTCGAGGTCGCAGCATCTGCCGGGGCGACGGTCATCGAACACGAGACGAACAAGGCAACCAACGACTCGGACGAAACCAATGTGAGTACCAACCGAGTGCAGGGGGAGCGCAATCGGGTCTGTGAGTCAAGTAGCGTACCTCGGCTCCGGGGATCAAAGGGGCTCGCGAGAGGTGCTACCACCCCGTACTCTCCACGGGCGACTTCTCGAGAAGGGAGGGACATCGCCTGA
- a CDS encoding ABC transporter permease, with the protein MSYARVFLRGWSRREWLTVLVVAITTAFLLGTALLLASAGAYTETLEDDLSSTATVAEYDSLEAAQAAAEEGDVVIPLARATVNGESVTVAGIPADAPAVLSGASVDWRQARFPDIRQGAAGPVAQAQSIRFVGTQGQVETTVRPYETVTEGNDARTILPPWWYAASASEVDSLGVSTVLVFDSEGGIAGAVPTGRPAPPGTPLLAALPFLLAGVRELLTILSIAALGGGILVLVVVYSVTRMSIRDRHDDIRVIRSTGGSPRRLFAVLCARAGGLVLSGVALGYALGVILTNAVTNLAVVAGLPVSLAGTVTPAVARLLLTLAGVLVLSGLVAGALAAWPTVRTPPAQLRLQSRGSSSARGGLFSSIRAERTDGGRPSGGVHRLRQALRPTLLDPRAAIPTTATLTVFVFVVLLVGSLWGAFVPLAGTQSGTIVEAGAAHPLNSRVDAGTADLLRSQGINASAEVIYAAVRDGQPYMVRGADYDAFASVSESRLLRGRAPQSRDEAVIGRNLASTLDVAVGESIVLGGSVTPGVRRVTVVGVFEAEGTLNDMLVIPLETAQGLATSETRAHIIRTEDLSAAQQALVAPGQDRGVVVTGVDAPAQVALGESFAVTVSVRNLDATETRTTLTLQGAGNETLGQQSVTLAPDAEGEVQIPVTLSTTGATTLGVEGYTTSVQVFDPNALSIPAELPARAPPGATLIVPVEAPNGSFVSGATVTVGSNTYETGGQGVAVVTLPDRTGTAELRAQKDGYTATSREIRLAEGATRQLSVRLSVTPTVGNALTRPRVDIQVANPWGTRLNRTLALVSPEGRTTRTVELAAGETARVDVPTTDAGLDERFPPGEYEIRVDSVGADADETVTLASTTYRVQGDSRVLSIAAQGASYSPGTPVGQAIENVFGNVQVLFGAIVLLAGLATIGGTTAAFAQAVHARGRTIGVHRATGATDRQVLRLLVRDAVVIALPSTIVGVVVAYVALRLLEFSGLLVVFGIRLSIPAVPWLIAMVVGGGLVLSVTSVVVGALGFLRAPPTRLLRLRE; encoded by the coding sequence ATGAGCTACGCACGCGTCTTCCTCCGTGGGTGGTCGCGACGCGAGTGGCTGACGGTCCTCGTCGTCGCCATCACGACGGCGTTCCTCCTCGGGACGGCCCTCCTCCTGGCGAGTGCGGGCGCGTACACCGAGACGCTCGAAGACGACCTCTCGTCGACGGCGACCGTCGCCGAGTACGACTCGCTCGAGGCGGCACAGGCCGCCGCCGAAGAGGGTGACGTCGTCATCCCGCTGGCGCGTGCGACGGTGAACGGCGAGTCGGTGACCGTCGCGGGGATTCCAGCCGATGCACCCGCGGTCCTCTCGGGGGCGTCCGTCGACTGGCGACAGGCACGCTTCCCCGATATCCGACAGGGGGCGGCCGGGCCCGTTGCCCAGGCGCAGTCGATACGGTTCGTCGGAACCCAAGGACAGGTCGAGACGACGGTTCGTCCCTACGAGACCGTCACGGAGGGGAACGACGCCCGGACCATCCTCCCGCCGTGGTGGTACGCCGCGTCGGCGTCGGAGGTGGACTCCCTCGGCGTGTCGACCGTCCTCGTCTTCGACAGCGAGGGGGGAATCGCGGGCGCGGTGCCGACCGGGCGGCCCGCCCCACCGGGGACGCCGCTCCTCGCTGCCTTGCCGTTCCTCCTCGCGGGCGTGCGCGAACTCCTGACCATCCTCTCCATCGCGGCGCTCGGTGGGGGCATCCTCGTCCTGGTCGTCGTGTACAGCGTCACCCGGATGTCGATCCGTGACCGCCACGACGACATTCGCGTCATCCGGTCGACGGGCGGCTCACCGCGACGGCTCTTCGCCGTCCTCTGTGCGCGTGCGGGTGGGCTGGTGCTGAGTGGCGTCGCACTCGGGTACGCCCTCGGGGTCATCCTGACGAACGCCGTGACGAACCTCGCGGTCGTTGCGGGGTTGCCCGTGAGTCTCGCGGGGACCGTGACGCCCGCGGTGGCGCGACTCTTGCTCACGCTCGCGGGCGTGTTGGTCCTCTCGGGGCTCGTCGCCGGGGCGCTCGCGGCGTGGCCGACGGTCCGAACCCCACCTGCACAGCTCCGGTTGCAGTCGCGGGGGTCGAGTTCCGCCCGTGGGGGACTCTTCTCGTCGATTCGAGCGGAGCGGACGGACGGGGGGCGACCGAGTGGGGGTGTCCACCGCCTCCGGCAGGCGCTGCGCCCGACGCTGTTGGACCCGCGTGCAGCCATCCCGACGACGGCGACGCTGACGGTGTTCGTCTTCGTCGTGCTCCTCGTGGGGTCGCTGTGGGGGGCGTTCGTCCCGCTCGCGGGGACACAGAGCGGGACCATCGTCGAAGCCGGGGCGGCCCACCCCCTGAACAGTCGTGTCGATGCGGGGACGGCCGACCTCCTCCGCTCACAGGGCATCAACGCGAGCGCCGAGGTCATCTACGCGGCCGTGCGCGATGGGCAACCGTACATGGTCCGGGGGGCCGACTACGACGCCTTCGCGTCGGTCTCCGAGTCGCGACTACTCCGAGGGCGGGCACCGCAGTCGCGCGACGAGGCCGTCATCGGGCGGAATCTAGCGTCGACACTCGATGTCGCGGTCGGCGAGAGCATCGTCCTCGGGGGGAGCGTCACGCCCGGCGTTCGGCGGGTAACGGTCGTCGGCGTGTTCGAAGCCGAGGGGACGCTCAACGATATGCTGGTGATCCCCCTCGAGACGGCACAGGGGCTGGCGACCAGTGAGACGCGCGCGCACATCATCCGGACTGAGGACCTCTCGGCGGCACAGCAGGCGCTCGTCGCCCCCGGACAGGACCGTGGCGTCGTCGTCACGGGTGTCGACGCACCCGCTCAGGTCGCGCTGGGTGAGTCCTTCGCCGTCACCGTCTCGGTGCGAAACCTCGACGCGACCGAGACACGGACGACGCTCACCCTCCAGGGCGCGGGGAACGAGACCCTGGGGCAGCAGTCGGTCACGCTCGCTCCCGACGCGGAGGGCGAGGTGCAGATTCCCGTGACGCTCTCGACGACCGGGGCGACGACGCTCGGCGTCGAGGGGTACACGACGTCGGTCCAGGTGTTCGACCCGAACGCGCTCTCGATCCCGGCCGAACTCCCCGCGCGAGCGCCACCCGGGGCGACACTCATCGTCCCCGTCGAGGCTCCGAACGGCTCGTTCGTCTCGGGGGCGACGGTCACCGTCGGTTCGAACACCTACGAGACGGGGGGGCAGGGTGTCGCCGTCGTCACGCTTCCCGACCGGACAGGGACGGCCGAACTCCGCGCCCAGAAAGACGGCTACACTGCGACGTCGCGTGAGATTCGACTCGCGGAGGGTGCGACGCGACAGCTCTCGGTCCGACTCAGCGTCACGCCCACCGTGGGTAACGCGCTCACGCGACCCCGTGTCGATATCCAGGTCGCGAACCCCTGGGGGACGCGACTGAACCGGACGCTCGCGCTCGTCTCGCCCGAGGGGCGCACGACGCGGACGGTGGAGTTGGCCGCCGGTGAGACCGCGCGCGTCGACGTGCCGACGACGGATGCGGGCTTGGACGAGCGGTTCCCCCCGGGCGAGTACGAGATCCGCGTCGACTCGGTCGGGGCGGACGCCGACGAGACGGTGACGCTCGCCTCAACGACGTATCGCGTCCAGGGCGACAGCCGGGTGTTATCCATCGCCGCCCAGGGGGCGAGTTACTCGCCGGGGACGCCCGTCGGCCAGGCCATCGAGAACGTCTTCGGGAACGTGCAGGTGCTGTTCGGAGCCATCGTGTTACTCGCCGGCCTCGCGACCATCGGCGGCACGACCGCGGCCTTCGCGCAGGCCGTCCACGCCCGGGGGCGGACCATCGGCGTCCACCGCGCGACGGGAGCGACCGACCGACAGGTGCTCCGACTGTTGGTCCGTGATGCGGTGGTGATCGCCCTCCCCTCGACGATCGTGGGGGTGGTGGTCGCATACGTCGCGTTGCGCCTCCTGGAGTTCTCCGGGTTGCTGGTCGTCTTCGGGATTCGCCTCTCGATCCCGGCCGTCCCGTGGCTCATCGCGATGGTCGTCGGTGGTGGGTTGGTGTTGTCGGTGACGAGTGTCGTCGTGGGAGCGCTGGGGTTCTTGCGGGCCCCGCCGACGCGGCTGTTGCGGTTACGGGAGTGA